The Streptomyces uncialis genomic interval GGGAAAGCCCGAGATCAGCGACCAGTCCAGCGGCAGGGTGAACTCCCTCAGCTCACCCCGGAAGTACGCGGTGACCTGCCGTACCGCCTCGGCGAGCAGCGGATCGCCGGGAGCGTGCACCGGCCGCGCGCCGAGCCTGGACGCCAGCTCGTCCAGCGCCTTCTCGCGTACGGCGTCCCGGGCGTGGAACACGACGCTGACCAGTCCCCGCGCGGTCGTGACCAGCAGCAGCGGCCCGATGTCGCTGTCGACCACCGCCCACGCGGGCCGCCGTGTGTCCCGCTCTTCCTGCCCGTCAGCGTCCATGACCACCACGGTACGGCCGACCACTGACAACCCGACAGCC includes:
- a CDS encoding methylated-DNA--[protein]-cysteine S-methyltransferase, which codes for MDADGQEERDTRRPAWAVVDSDIGPLLLVTTARGLVSVVFHARDAVREKALDELASRLGARPVHAPGDPLLAEAVRQVTAYFRGELREFTLPLDWSLISGFPREVLRELAAGVPYGAVVGYGELAGRVGQPRAAQAVGAAMGANPLPVVVPCHRVVESDGGIGGFGGGLEAKRTLLALEGVLPQPLF